The region AACATGCGTCACCCGCGCCACCGCCAGCACCTTGAGCTGGAACTCCACATCCTCCCACATCAGGCATCCGGCGGTGAAGTCGATGCCGTTGCCGGTCAGCAGCTCTTTCGGCATCAGCATCGCGCCAAGGTGCATCCAGACCTGCCAGGTAACGGTGTCCATATAAATATCGCCCGCGATAAGCCCCTTTTCCGCGTACAGCTTGTTGCGGTTGATCTCCCGGCGGCCGTCGGCAAACAGCCGCTCGTGGTCGGAGAACGCCACCCCCGCCCCAGCCGCTTGCCAGGCCGCCGCCACCTTGGCGAGAAACAGGGGATGCCACAGGTCGTCGCCGTCCAAAAAGGCGACCAGCCTGCCGCCCGCCATCGCGAGCCCCTTATTGCGGCCGGCGGCGGCGCCTTGGTTGCTTTGCCTGTAATACACTATGCGCGGCTCCTTGCGGGCGTACGACAAAACCACATCCTCCGTGCCGTCGGTTGAGCCGTCGTTGACGACGATGAGCTCCCAGTCTACATAAGTCTGCGCGATCACCGACTCGATGCTCGCGGCGATATACTCCTGCACGTTGTAGGCGGGCATGATGATCGAAACCAAGGGTGCGATAATAACACCTCCCTTGAATAAATGTAAAATATTTACATATAATACGATTATACCCTATAATTGAACCAGGCAAACCCTGAATCGTTCGACGAAAAGAGGTTTTTTGGCGACCCGGTGCGACAAAACCCCCCTCCGCAGAGGAGCGTCTAAGGGAGGCTGATCTGTCTGGACCCGAAAGTGTCGGTTATCATGCCGGTTTATAACCTGGAAGAGTA is a window of Selenomonadales bacterium 4137-cl DNA encoding:
- a CDS encoding glycosyltransferase family 2 protein; the encoded protein is MVSIIMPAYNVQEYIAASIESVIAQTYVDWELIVVNDGSTDGTEDVVLSYARKEPRIVYYRQSNQGAAAGRNKGLAMAGGRLVAFLDGDDLWHPLFLAKVAAAWQAAGAGVAFSDHERLFADGRREINRNKLYAEKGLIAGDIYMDTVTWQVWMHLGAMLMPKELLTGNGIDFTAGCLMWEDVEFQLKVLAVARVTHVPEVLMAYRERPGSTTRKLWRWETYVHQVYAVERVLAFIGDVFPADRRKAFAATRRLVDFECYRFLYKMLKIGRYADMLGLMDAHGWDSRVRRVIAGDLGFRHRIRAWLVVCGLPQVWRAIALVWRLLLVFRPKDQLRAG